One genomic window of Manihot esculenta cultivar AM560-2 chromosome 16, M.esculenta_v8, whole genome shotgun sequence includes the following:
- the LOC110603514 gene encoding glucan endo-1,3-beta-glucosidase 5 isoform X2: MTGSKKLKVKIIKETFKAQDKKSSLRKGYVAVGNEPFLKTYKDTFLHTTFPALKNIQAALVRAGLAKKVKVTVPLNADVYQTDNGLPSGGNFRSDIHDLMISIIKFLSDNDSPLTINIYPFLSLNADPNFPKEFAFFNGSAAPVVDGSISYTNVFEANFDTLISALEKNGFSSMPVIIGEIGWPTDGDPSANAEYAQWFNQGLLNRIFQGQGTPKRKTPPDIYLFSLIDEDDKSTLPGNFERHWGIFYFDGTIKYQLNIGNGKSLVPAKGVRYLGRQWCVLSPTASITDPSLASSISYACTYADCTSLGYGSSCSRLDPRQNASYAFNMYYQTMDQRIGSCSFNNLSVITNLNPSQGTCRFEIMIDLGKHEIAPRRSLAGKIQTSTMGVILALILIIYGFF, translated from the exons ATGACAGGTTCCAAAAAGCTCAAAGTGAAGATTATCAAAGAAACTTTTAAAGCTCAGGATAAAAAATCCTCGTTGAGAAAAGG GTATGTAGCCGTGGGGAATGAGCCTTTCCTCAAGACGTATAAAGacacttttcttcatacaacaTTTCCAGCGCTGAAAAACATTCAAGCTGCCTTGGTCAGAGCTGGCTTAGCCAAGAAAGTGAAGGTTACAGTGCCACTAAATGCAGATGTCTACCAGACTGATAATGGTCTACCTTCTGGTGGCAATTTTCGATCCGATATCCATGATCTCATGATCTCTATAATCAAGTTTCTAAGTGACAATGACTCTCCTCTCACCATCAACATCTACCCATTTCTTAGTCTCAATGCTGACCCCAATTTCCCCAAAGAGTTCGCCTTCTTCAATGGCAGTGCTGCCCCAGTTGTTGATGGCTCTATATCTTACACCAATGTCTTTGAGGCAAACTTTGACACTCTCATTTCAGCTCTTGAAAAGAATGGTTTCTCATCAATGCCTGTCATCATTGGTGAAATTGGCTGGCCAACAGACGGCGATCCTAGTGCCAATGCAGAGTATGCCCAGTGGTTCAACCAAGGCCTTCTCAATAGAATATTTCAAGGGCAAGGTACCCCAAAACGCAAGACCCCACCTGatatctacttgttttcactcATTGATGAAGATGACAAGAGCACTCTGCCTGGGAATTTCGAGAGACACTGGGGAATTTTCTACTTTGATGGTACTATCAAGTACCAGTTGAATATTGGAAATGGTAAATCTCTAGTTCCAGCAAAAGGTGTAAGGTATTTGGGGAGGCAGTGGTGTGTACTGTCACCTACCGCCAGCATCACAGACCCCAGTCTGGCTAGCAGCATCAGCTACGCCTGCACCTACGCGGATTGCACAAGCCTTGGTTATGGATCTTCATGCAGCAGGCTGGATCCTAGACAAAATGCTTCTTATGCTTTTAACATGTACTACCAGACTATGGATCAGAGGATAGGTTCTTGCTCATTTAATAACTTATCAGTTATTACAAATCTGAATCCATCTCAAGGTACTTGCAGATTCGAGATCATGATTGATCTGGGTAAGCACGAAATTGCACCTCGTCGCTCATTGGCTGGAAAAATTCAAACCTCAACAATGGGAGTCATACTAGCCCTGATATTGATCATTTATGGCTTTTTCTGA
- the LOC110603668 gene encoding transcription initiation factor TFIID subunit 4b isoform X3 yields the protein MDPSIMKLLEEDEDETMHSGADVEAFQAALNRDIGGDASTPQPSDSSVFSHEINQTPNQSFSNWQTTTQGENASGASQQQQEKDQHSSLMGPKHLSSAAENQQVHNDVMQESSQLLLHQKRPQDDVQKAQAEQVPLPNPRTPGMQISERNPMPLSERDKIQNPDTESQYLKVNMVNQQNQQAMGMEQPGNAKNQGKQIPFVLLLPALKPHLDKDREMQLQTLFNKLRKNEIAKEQFVRLMRNIVGDQVLRLAVAKLQSQPGSNQSHLQSQAFARQHNVRTSVGSTASSAGTVQADPSFLSAENNNQKSREVEHQPDSHGIQASQMPSSSAIVNQDRERSSISVPGHSKQEQHMRFQQTAFPVYGSNSATYQPYAGTNANTSGSSMKPQPHDLQMRQISHQSVGATQMGGSTQAINMLSVPKFERQNPVADPNRLQSGPISPYTNKSLLQQSSVPWKAPMTKGQSSGPSSTNYVKQEPFEQAIEQQQKSQLSNSQGLPVTPAEQGKSVPGNLKDESLEKQSSKVGCSAPIGMAPSNSVPPSISTQLDPNVQVGSRIPSVAASAGIPARTPPKKPLIGQKKPLEALGSSSPMSSKKQKVSGAFSDQSIEQLNDVTAVSGVNLREEEEQLFSGSKEESRVSEASRRVVQEEEERLILQKIPLQKKLAEIMAKCGLKNINNDVERCLSLRVDAEKPRHWTVITSDVRQQIMAMNQKAKEEWEKKQAEAEKLQKVNEPEGDDGVEGDKEKDEGRMKSMKANKEEDDKMRTTAANVAARAAVGGDDMLSKWQLMAEQARQKREGGTEATSGSQLSKDVSRKSTSGRNMKDNQEPEKRSPASASRAVRKIGRHQASAPQIRVARTITLKDVIAALEREPQMSKSTLIYRLYERIRSDASTE from the exons ATGGACCCTTCAATAATGAAGCTCCTCGAAGAAGACGAG GACGAAACTATGCATTCCGGTGCTGACGTCGAGGCGTTTCAGGCTGCACTGAATCGAGATATTGGAGGCGATGCGTCCACTCCTCAGCCGTCTGACTCCT CAGTTTTTTCCCATGAAATCAATCAAACTCCCAATCAATCATTTTCAAATTGGCAAACTACCACACAAGGTGAAAATGCCAGTGGTGCAAGCCAGCAACAACAGGAGAAAGATCAGCACTCATCTTTAATGGGACCAAAGCATCTTAGTTCTGCTGCTGAAAATCAGCAAGTACATAATGATGTCATGCAGGAATCCAGTCAGCTCCTATTACATCAGAAACGACCCCAAGATGATGTTCAAAAAGCGCAGGCAGAACAAGTTCCCCTTCCAAATCCTCGAACACCCGGGATGCAGATTTCTGAAAGAAATCCTATGCCACTTTCTGAACGTGATAAAATACAAAATCCAGACACTGAATCTCAATACTTGAAAGTTAACATGGTTAATCAGCAGAATCAACAGGCCATGGGCATGGAGCAACCTGGTAATGCCAAGAATCAAGGCAAGCAGATACCTTTTGTGTTATTGTTGCCTGCCTTAAAGCCCCATCTTGACAAAGACAGAGAGATGCAACTTCAGACTCTGTTTAATAAACTGAGG AAAAATGAAATTGCGAAAGAACAATTTGTCAGGCTTATGAGAAATATTGTAGGGGACCAGGTGCTAAGGTTGGCAGTAGCAAAATTACAGTCACAG CCAGGTTCCAACCAATCCCACTTACAATCTCAAGCTTTTGCACGCCAACACAATGTGAGAACATCTGTTGGTTCTACTGCCTCTTCAGCAGGCACAGTGCAAGCTGATCCTAGCTTCTTATCTGCAGAAAATAATAATCAGAAATCTCGCGAGGTGGAACATCAGCCAGATTCTCATGGAATACAAGCAAGTCAAATGCCTTCCTCCAGTGCTATAGTCAATCAAGATAGGGAGAGGTCTTCAATTTCTGTGCCGGGACATAGCAAGCAGGAGCAACATATGCGTTTTCAACAGACTGCCTTTCCAGTGTATGGAAGTAATAGTGCTACTTATCAGCCATATGCTGGAACAAACGCCAACACTTCAGGGTCATCCATGAAGCCGCAACCTCATGATTTACAAATGAGGCAAATTTCACATCAATCTGTGGGTGCAACTCAAATGGGAGGTTCAACCCAGGCAATAAACATGTTGAGTGTTCCAAAATTTGAGAGGCAAAATCCTGTTGCTGATCCCAACAGATTGCAGAGTGGTCCTATTTCCCCGTATACAAACAAATCACTATTGCAACAAAGTTCAGTTCCGTGGAAAGCACCAATGACTAAAGGGCAAAGTTCTGGCCCTTCATCAACAAATTATGTAAAACAAGAACCATTTGAACAGGCTATTGAGCAGCAGCAGAAATCTCAGTTGTCTAACTCTCAGGGTTTGCCTGTCACACCTGCTGAACAGGGGAAGTCAGTGCCAGGAAATTTGAAGGATGAGTCTTTAGAAAAGCAGTCTTCAAAAGTTGGTTGCTCTGCACCTATTGGTATGGCGCCCTCAAATTCAGTTCCTCCTTCCATTTCAACTCAACTGGACCCAAATGTTCAG GTAGGCTCTAGGATCCCATCTGTAGCTGCTTCTGCTGGAATTCCTGCAAGAACACCTCCAAAGAAACCTTTGATTGGCCAAAAAAAACCACTTGAAGCACTTGGTTCTTCTTCACCTATGTCAAG TAAGAAGCAAAAAGTGTCTGGGGCCTTTTCAGATCAAAGCATTGAACAACTCAATGATGTCACTGCTGTCAGTGGAGTTAATCTAAGG gaagaggaagagcagCTATTCTCTGGGTCCAAGGAGGAAAGTCGAGTTTCAGAAGCATCTCGGAGAGTtgtacaagaagaagaagaaaggttgATTCTGCAGAAAATTCCACTGCAGAAAAAATTGGCAGAGATCA TGGCTAAGTGTGGTTTGAAGAATATCAACAATGATGTGGAGCGATGCTTATCTTTG CGGGTGGATGCTGAGAAGCCTAGACACTGGACCGTAATCACCTCAGATGTTCGACAGCAAATCATGGCGATGAACCAGAAAGCTAAGGAAGAATGGGAGAAAAAGCAGGCTGAAGCAGAAAAGCTTCAAAAAGTTAATGAA CCTGAGGGGGACGATGGAGTTGAAGGTGATAAGGAGAAAGACGAAGGTCGTATGAAATCAATGAAG GCAAACAAAGAGGAAGATGACAAAATGAGGACAACGGCTGCAAATGTTGCTGCTCGAGCTGCTGTTGGTGGGGACGACATGCTGTCGAAATGGCAACTCATGGCTGAGCAAGCACGCCAGAAACGTGAAGGTGGGACAGAGGCAACATCCGGTTCCCAACTATCTAAAGATGTTAGCCGCAAGTCAACCTCTGGAAGAAATATGAAGGATAATCAAGAACCAGAAAAAAGGAGCCCTGCATCTGCATCAA GAGCTGTTAGGAAAATTGGAAGGCACCAAGCAAGTGCGCCGCAAATAAGGGTTGCCCGCACTATTACTCTTAAGGATGTAATTGCGGCGCTGGAAAGAGAACCCCAGATGTCCAAGTCTACTCTGATTTATCGATTGTATGAGAGAATCCGGTCTGATGCCTCAACTGAATGA
- the LOC110603668 gene encoding transcription initiation factor TFIID subunit 4b isoform X1, protein MDPSIMKLLEEDEDETMHSGADVEAFQAALNRDIGGDASTPQPSDSSVFSHEINQTPNQSFSNWQTTTQGENASGASQQQQEKDQHSSLMGPKHLSSAAENQQVHNDVMQESSQLLLHQKRPQDDVQKAQAEQVPLPNPRTPGMQISERNPMPLSERDKIQNPDTESQYLKVNMVNQQNQQAMGMEQPGNAKNQGKQIPFVLLLPALKPHLDKDREMQLQTLFNKLRKNEIAKEQFVRLMRNIVGDQVLRLAVAKLQSQPGSNQSHLQSQAFARQHNVRTSVGSTASSAGTVQADPSFLSAENNNQKSREVEHQPDSHGIQASQMPSSSAIVNQDRERSSISVPGHSKQEQHMRFQQTAFPVYGSNSATYQPYAGTNANTSGSSMKPQPHDLQMRQISHQSVGATQMGGSTQAINMLSVPKFERQNPVADPNRLQSGPISPYTNKSLLQQSSVPWKAPMTKGQSSGPSSTNYVKQEPFEQAIEQQQKSQLSNSQGLPVTPAEQGKSVPGNLKDESLEKQSSKVGCSAPIGMAPSNSVPPSISTQLDPNVQVGSRIPSVAASAGIPARTPPKKPLIGQKKPLEALGSSSPMSSKKQKVSGAFSDQSIEQLNDVTAVSGVNLREEEEQLFSGSKEESRVSEASRRVVQEEEERLILQKIPLQKKLAEIMAKCGLKNINNDVERCLSLCVEERMCGLISNLIRLSKQRVDAEKPRHWTVITSDVRQQIMAMNQKAKEEWEKKQAEAEKLQKVNEPEGDDGVEGDKEKDEGRMKSMKANKEEDDKMRTTAANVAARAAVGGDDMLSKWQLMAEQARQKREGGTEATSGSQLSKDVSRKSTSGRNMKDNQEPEKRSPASASRAVRKIGRHQASAPQIRVARTITLKDVIAALEREPQMSKSTLIYRLYERIRSDASTE, encoded by the exons ATGGACCCTTCAATAATGAAGCTCCTCGAAGAAGACGAG GACGAAACTATGCATTCCGGTGCTGACGTCGAGGCGTTTCAGGCTGCACTGAATCGAGATATTGGAGGCGATGCGTCCACTCCTCAGCCGTCTGACTCCT CAGTTTTTTCCCATGAAATCAATCAAACTCCCAATCAATCATTTTCAAATTGGCAAACTACCACACAAGGTGAAAATGCCAGTGGTGCAAGCCAGCAACAACAGGAGAAAGATCAGCACTCATCTTTAATGGGACCAAAGCATCTTAGTTCTGCTGCTGAAAATCAGCAAGTACATAATGATGTCATGCAGGAATCCAGTCAGCTCCTATTACATCAGAAACGACCCCAAGATGATGTTCAAAAAGCGCAGGCAGAACAAGTTCCCCTTCCAAATCCTCGAACACCCGGGATGCAGATTTCTGAAAGAAATCCTATGCCACTTTCTGAACGTGATAAAATACAAAATCCAGACACTGAATCTCAATACTTGAAAGTTAACATGGTTAATCAGCAGAATCAACAGGCCATGGGCATGGAGCAACCTGGTAATGCCAAGAATCAAGGCAAGCAGATACCTTTTGTGTTATTGTTGCCTGCCTTAAAGCCCCATCTTGACAAAGACAGAGAGATGCAACTTCAGACTCTGTTTAATAAACTGAGG AAAAATGAAATTGCGAAAGAACAATTTGTCAGGCTTATGAGAAATATTGTAGGGGACCAGGTGCTAAGGTTGGCAGTAGCAAAATTACAGTCACAG CCAGGTTCCAACCAATCCCACTTACAATCTCAAGCTTTTGCACGCCAACACAATGTGAGAACATCTGTTGGTTCTACTGCCTCTTCAGCAGGCACAGTGCAAGCTGATCCTAGCTTCTTATCTGCAGAAAATAATAATCAGAAATCTCGCGAGGTGGAACATCAGCCAGATTCTCATGGAATACAAGCAAGTCAAATGCCTTCCTCCAGTGCTATAGTCAATCAAGATAGGGAGAGGTCTTCAATTTCTGTGCCGGGACATAGCAAGCAGGAGCAACATATGCGTTTTCAACAGACTGCCTTTCCAGTGTATGGAAGTAATAGTGCTACTTATCAGCCATATGCTGGAACAAACGCCAACACTTCAGGGTCATCCATGAAGCCGCAACCTCATGATTTACAAATGAGGCAAATTTCACATCAATCTGTGGGTGCAACTCAAATGGGAGGTTCAACCCAGGCAATAAACATGTTGAGTGTTCCAAAATTTGAGAGGCAAAATCCTGTTGCTGATCCCAACAGATTGCAGAGTGGTCCTATTTCCCCGTATACAAACAAATCACTATTGCAACAAAGTTCAGTTCCGTGGAAAGCACCAATGACTAAAGGGCAAAGTTCTGGCCCTTCATCAACAAATTATGTAAAACAAGAACCATTTGAACAGGCTATTGAGCAGCAGCAGAAATCTCAGTTGTCTAACTCTCAGGGTTTGCCTGTCACACCTGCTGAACAGGGGAAGTCAGTGCCAGGAAATTTGAAGGATGAGTCTTTAGAAAAGCAGTCTTCAAAAGTTGGTTGCTCTGCACCTATTGGTATGGCGCCCTCAAATTCAGTTCCTCCTTCCATTTCAACTCAACTGGACCCAAATGTTCAG GTAGGCTCTAGGATCCCATCTGTAGCTGCTTCTGCTGGAATTCCTGCAAGAACACCTCCAAAGAAACCTTTGATTGGCCAAAAAAAACCACTTGAAGCACTTGGTTCTTCTTCACCTATGTCAAG TAAGAAGCAAAAAGTGTCTGGGGCCTTTTCAGATCAAAGCATTGAACAACTCAATGATGTCACTGCTGTCAGTGGAGTTAATCTAAGG gaagaggaagagcagCTATTCTCTGGGTCCAAGGAGGAAAGTCGAGTTTCAGAAGCATCTCGGAGAGTtgtacaagaagaagaagaaaggttgATTCTGCAGAAAATTCCACTGCAGAAAAAATTGGCAGAGATCA TGGCTAAGTGTGGTTTGAAGAATATCAACAATGATGTGGAGCGATGCTTATCTTTG TGTGTGGAGGAAAGAATGTGTGGACTAATAAGTAACCTGATCCGGCTGTCCAAGCAG CGGGTGGATGCTGAGAAGCCTAGACACTGGACCGTAATCACCTCAGATGTTCGACAGCAAATCATGGCGATGAACCAGAAAGCTAAGGAAGAATGGGAGAAAAAGCAGGCTGAAGCAGAAAAGCTTCAAAAAGTTAATGAA CCTGAGGGGGACGATGGAGTTGAAGGTGATAAGGAGAAAGACGAAGGTCGTATGAAATCAATGAAG GCAAACAAAGAGGAAGATGACAAAATGAGGACAACGGCTGCAAATGTTGCTGCTCGAGCTGCTGTTGGTGGGGACGACATGCTGTCGAAATGGCAACTCATGGCTGAGCAAGCACGCCAGAAACGTGAAGGTGGGACAGAGGCAACATCCGGTTCCCAACTATCTAAAGATGTTAGCCGCAAGTCAACCTCTGGAAGAAATATGAAGGATAATCAAGAACCAGAAAAAAGGAGCCCTGCATCTGCATCAA GAGCTGTTAGGAAAATTGGAAGGCACCAAGCAAGTGCGCCGCAAATAAGGGTTGCCCGCACTATTACTCTTAAGGATGTAATTGCGGCGCTGGAAAGAGAACCCCAGATGTCCAAGTCTACTCTGATTTATCGATTGTATGAGAGAATCCGGTCTGATGCCTCAACTGAATGA
- the LOC110603514 gene encoding glucan endo-1,3-beta-glucosidase 5 isoform X1 translates to MGNSHMLCLFLLCLIGGEDVVKGVKGLGCNWGTQSTHPLQPNIVVQLLKDNGFNKVKLFEADPGALRALGRSGIQVMVGIPNDLLAPLASDFQAAVNWVQQNVSDYVSRHAVDIRYVAVGNEPFLKTYKDTFLHTTFPALKNIQAALVRAGLAKKVKVTVPLNADVYQTDNGLPSGGNFRSDIHDLMISIIKFLSDNDSPLTINIYPFLSLNADPNFPKEFAFFNGSAAPVVDGSISYTNVFEANFDTLISALEKNGFSSMPVIIGEIGWPTDGDPSANAEYAQWFNQGLLNRIFQGQGTPKRKTPPDIYLFSLIDEDDKSTLPGNFERHWGIFYFDGTIKYQLNIGNGKSLVPAKGVRYLGRQWCVLSPTASITDPSLASSISYACTYADCTSLGYGSSCSRLDPRQNASYAFNMYYQTMDQRIGSCSFNNLSVITNLNPSQGTCRFEIMIDLGKHEIAPRRSLAGKIQTSTMGVILALILIIYGFF, encoded by the exons ATGGGTAATAGCCACATGTTATGCTTATTCTTGCTGTGCTTGATTGGTGGTGAAGACGTGGTTAAGGGGGTAAAAGGGCTGGGATGCAACTGGGGCACGCAGTCAACTCATCCTCTACAACCTAACATAGTGGTGCAGCTTTTGAAGGACAATGGTTTTAACAAGGTCAAGCTTTTTGAAGCTGATCCTGGCGCACTAAGGGCTCTAGGCCGTTCTGGTATCCAAGTTATGGTTGGGATACCAAATGATCTTCTTGCACCACTTGCAAGCGACTTCCAGGCTGCTGTAAACTGGGTTCAGCAAAATGTCTCCGACTATGTATCTAGACATGCGGTGGACATAAG GTATGTAGCCGTGGGGAATGAGCCTTTCCTCAAGACGTATAAAGacacttttcttcatacaacaTTTCCAGCGCTGAAAAACATTCAAGCTGCCTTGGTCAGAGCTGGCTTAGCCAAGAAAGTGAAGGTTACAGTGCCACTAAATGCAGATGTCTACCAGACTGATAATGGTCTACCTTCTGGTGGCAATTTTCGATCCGATATCCATGATCTCATGATCTCTATAATCAAGTTTCTAAGTGACAATGACTCTCCTCTCACCATCAACATCTACCCATTTCTTAGTCTCAATGCTGACCCCAATTTCCCCAAAGAGTTCGCCTTCTTCAATGGCAGTGCTGCCCCAGTTGTTGATGGCTCTATATCTTACACCAATGTCTTTGAGGCAAACTTTGACACTCTCATTTCAGCTCTTGAAAAGAATGGTTTCTCATCAATGCCTGTCATCATTGGTGAAATTGGCTGGCCAACAGACGGCGATCCTAGTGCCAATGCAGAGTATGCCCAGTGGTTCAACCAAGGCCTTCTCAATAGAATATTTCAAGGGCAAGGTACCCCAAAACGCAAGACCCCACCTGatatctacttgttttcactcATTGATGAAGATGACAAGAGCACTCTGCCTGGGAATTTCGAGAGACACTGGGGAATTTTCTACTTTGATGGTACTATCAAGTACCAGTTGAATATTGGAAATGGTAAATCTCTAGTTCCAGCAAAAGGTGTAAGGTATTTGGGGAGGCAGTGGTGTGTACTGTCACCTACCGCCAGCATCACAGACCCCAGTCTGGCTAGCAGCATCAGCTACGCCTGCACCTACGCGGATTGCACAAGCCTTGGTTATGGATCTTCATGCAGCAGGCTGGATCCTAGACAAAATGCTTCTTATGCTTTTAACATGTACTACCAGACTATGGATCAGAGGATAGGTTCTTGCTCATTTAATAACTTATCAGTTATTACAAATCTGAATCCATCTCAAGGTACTTGCAGATTCGAGATCATGATTGATCTGGGTAAGCACGAAATTGCACCTCGTCGCTCATTGGCTGGAAAAATTCAAACCTCAACAATGGGAGTCATACTAGCCCTGATATTGATCATTTATGGCTTTTTCTGA
- the LOC110603668 gene encoding transcription initiation factor TFIID subunit 4b isoform X2, whose amino-acid sequence MDPSIMKLLEEDEDETMHSGADVEAFQAALNRDIGGDASTPQPSDSFFSHEINQTPNQSFSNWQTTTQGENASGASQQQQEKDQHSSLMGPKHLSSAAENQQVHNDVMQESSQLLLHQKRPQDDVQKAQAEQVPLPNPRTPGMQISERNPMPLSERDKIQNPDTESQYLKVNMVNQQNQQAMGMEQPGNAKNQGKQIPFVLLLPALKPHLDKDREMQLQTLFNKLRKNEIAKEQFVRLMRNIVGDQVLRLAVAKLQSQPGSNQSHLQSQAFARQHNVRTSVGSTASSAGTVQADPSFLSAENNNQKSREVEHQPDSHGIQASQMPSSSAIVNQDRERSSISVPGHSKQEQHMRFQQTAFPVYGSNSATYQPYAGTNANTSGSSMKPQPHDLQMRQISHQSVGATQMGGSTQAINMLSVPKFERQNPVADPNRLQSGPISPYTNKSLLQQSSVPWKAPMTKGQSSGPSSTNYVKQEPFEQAIEQQQKSQLSNSQGLPVTPAEQGKSVPGNLKDESLEKQSSKVGCSAPIGMAPSNSVPPSISTQLDPNVQVGSRIPSVAASAGIPARTPPKKPLIGQKKPLEALGSSSPMSSKKQKVSGAFSDQSIEQLNDVTAVSGVNLREEEEQLFSGSKEESRVSEASRRVVQEEEERLILQKIPLQKKLAEIMAKCGLKNINNDVERCLSLCVEERMCGLISNLIRLSKQRVDAEKPRHWTVITSDVRQQIMAMNQKAKEEWEKKQAEAEKLQKVNEPEGDDGVEGDKEKDEGRMKSMKANKEEDDKMRTTAANVAARAAVGGDDMLSKWQLMAEQARQKREGGTEATSGSQLSKDVSRKSTSGRNMKDNQEPEKRSPASASRAVRKIGRHQASAPQIRVARTITLKDVIAALEREPQMSKSTLIYRLYERIRSDASTE is encoded by the exons ATGGACCCTTCAATAATGAAGCTCCTCGAAGAAGACGAG GACGAAACTATGCATTCCGGTGCTGACGTCGAGGCGTTTCAGGCTGCACTGAATCGAGATATTGGAGGCGATGCGTCCACTCCTCAGCCGTCTGACTCCT TTTTTTCCCATGAAATCAATCAAACTCCCAATCAATCATTTTCAAATTGGCAAACTACCACACAAGGTGAAAATGCCAGTGGTGCAAGCCAGCAACAACAGGAGAAAGATCAGCACTCATCTTTAATGGGACCAAAGCATCTTAGTTCTGCTGCTGAAAATCAGCAAGTACATAATGATGTCATGCAGGAATCCAGTCAGCTCCTATTACATCAGAAACGACCCCAAGATGATGTTCAAAAAGCGCAGGCAGAACAAGTTCCCCTTCCAAATCCTCGAACACCCGGGATGCAGATTTCTGAAAGAAATCCTATGCCACTTTCTGAACGTGATAAAATACAAAATCCAGACACTGAATCTCAATACTTGAAAGTTAACATGGTTAATCAGCAGAATCAACAGGCCATGGGCATGGAGCAACCTGGTAATGCCAAGAATCAAGGCAAGCAGATACCTTTTGTGTTATTGTTGCCTGCCTTAAAGCCCCATCTTGACAAAGACAGAGAGATGCAACTTCAGACTCTGTTTAATAAACTGAGG AAAAATGAAATTGCGAAAGAACAATTTGTCAGGCTTATGAGAAATATTGTAGGGGACCAGGTGCTAAGGTTGGCAGTAGCAAAATTACAGTCACAG CCAGGTTCCAACCAATCCCACTTACAATCTCAAGCTTTTGCACGCCAACACAATGTGAGAACATCTGTTGGTTCTACTGCCTCTTCAGCAGGCACAGTGCAAGCTGATCCTAGCTTCTTATCTGCAGAAAATAATAATCAGAAATCTCGCGAGGTGGAACATCAGCCAGATTCTCATGGAATACAAGCAAGTCAAATGCCTTCCTCCAGTGCTATAGTCAATCAAGATAGGGAGAGGTCTTCAATTTCTGTGCCGGGACATAGCAAGCAGGAGCAACATATGCGTTTTCAACAGACTGCCTTTCCAGTGTATGGAAGTAATAGTGCTACTTATCAGCCATATGCTGGAACAAACGCCAACACTTCAGGGTCATCCATGAAGCCGCAACCTCATGATTTACAAATGAGGCAAATTTCACATCAATCTGTGGGTGCAACTCAAATGGGAGGTTCAACCCAGGCAATAAACATGTTGAGTGTTCCAAAATTTGAGAGGCAAAATCCTGTTGCTGATCCCAACAGATTGCAGAGTGGTCCTATTTCCCCGTATACAAACAAATCACTATTGCAACAAAGTTCAGTTCCGTGGAAAGCACCAATGACTAAAGGGCAAAGTTCTGGCCCTTCATCAACAAATTATGTAAAACAAGAACCATTTGAACAGGCTATTGAGCAGCAGCAGAAATCTCAGTTGTCTAACTCTCAGGGTTTGCCTGTCACACCTGCTGAACAGGGGAAGTCAGTGCCAGGAAATTTGAAGGATGAGTCTTTAGAAAAGCAGTCTTCAAAAGTTGGTTGCTCTGCACCTATTGGTATGGCGCCCTCAAATTCAGTTCCTCCTTCCATTTCAACTCAACTGGACCCAAATGTTCAG GTAGGCTCTAGGATCCCATCTGTAGCTGCTTCTGCTGGAATTCCTGCAAGAACACCTCCAAAGAAACCTTTGATTGGCCAAAAAAAACCACTTGAAGCACTTGGTTCTTCTTCACCTATGTCAAG TAAGAAGCAAAAAGTGTCTGGGGCCTTTTCAGATCAAAGCATTGAACAACTCAATGATGTCACTGCTGTCAGTGGAGTTAATCTAAGG gaagaggaagagcagCTATTCTCTGGGTCCAAGGAGGAAAGTCGAGTTTCAGAAGCATCTCGGAGAGTtgtacaagaagaagaagaaaggttgATTCTGCAGAAAATTCCACTGCAGAAAAAATTGGCAGAGATCA TGGCTAAGTGTGGTTTGAAGAATATCAACAATGATGTGGAGCGATGCTTATCTTTG TGTGTGGAGGAAAGAATGTGTGGACTAATAAGTAACCTGATCCGGCTGTCCAAGCAG CGGGTGGATGCTGAGAAGCCTAGACACTGGACCGTAATCACCTCAGATGTTCGACAGCAAATCATGGCGATGAACCAGAAAGCTAAGGAAGAATGGGAGAAAAAGCAGGCTGAAGCAGAAAAGCTTCAAAAAGTTAATGAA CCTGAGGGGGACGATGGAGTTGAAGGTGATAAGGAGAAAGACGAAGGTCGTATGAAATCAATGAAG GCAAACAAAGAGGAAGATGACAAAATGAGGACAACGGCTGCAAATGTTGCTGCTCGAGCTGCTGTTGGTGGGGACGACATGCTGTCGAAATGGCAACTCATGGCTGAGCAAGCACGCCAGAAACGTGAAGGTGGGACAGAGGCAACATCCGGTTCCCAACTATCTAAAGATGTTAGCCGCAAGTCAACCTCTGGAAGAAATATGAAGGATAATCAAGAACCAGAAAAAAGGAGCCCTGCATCTGCATCAA GAGCTGTTAGGAAAATTGGAAGGCACCAAGCAAGTGCGCCGCAAATAAGGGTTGCCCGCACTATTACTCTTAAGGATGTAATTGCGGCGCTGGAAAGAGAACCCCAGATGTCCAAGTCTACTCTGATTTATCGATTGTATGAGAGAATCCGGTCTGATGCCTCAACTGAATGA